In the genome of Bacteroides mediterraneensis, the window GGCTCCTTTCGGGAAACGCCATCCCGCATCTTTGTGGTTGCCTACAGCACGTGGATAGGAGGTGACATAGATGGGTTCAGCCTTGCCCCACCATACGTCGGAGAAGAAGCGGCAATCGACAATCATATTCGAGAAAATCACGTTGGTCACCGTACCTTCGTCACGGTTCTGTATGCCGATTCCCCGGTTGCTGTCCTTGATGATGCAATTGTTGAACAGAACGTTGTTGATTTTGTCCATGTTTTCCGAACCGATTTTTACGGCGCAGGAACGTGAAGTCATGGTGCAGTTGGTCACGACCACATCTTCGCAGCTTCCATACTCCTCAAATTCTCTTCGGTTTTTCAGACAGATGCAGTCATCGCCCGATTCAATGAAACAGTTGGAGATGCGCACATCCTTTGAATGGTCTACATCGATGCCGTCACCGTTCCGGATTTTGAGGTTGTTGAGGATACTGATACCGTCAATCATGACGTTGCGGCAGCCTATCAGATGGACTGTCCAGTAGGCACTGTTGCAGATGTTCACATCGCGTATCACCAGCTTCTCGATATTGGTCAGGGTGAGTACATGCGGGCGCGGGTCAAAGTCTGTGACCGGTTTCAGCTCGTAGGAATCGTCCAGCTCCTTGCCCATGAAGGCCACTCCGTTGCCGTCGATGCTTCCCGTACCGGTGATGGACACGTTTTTCAGGTCTTTTCCGCTGATCCACATCATACCTTCTCCCCGGTTGGCACCAAAAGCGCTCTCGGTATAGATGCTTTCATCGGGATTCGCCAGCAGCCGGGAATTGGGGGCCAGCTGTAATTCCACGTAAGAAGCCAGTTTGAACGGTCCGCAAAGGAAGGTATGTCCTGAAGGTACGAGAACCGTACCACCTCCGGCTTCCGAGCAGGCGTTGATAGCTTTTTGGATGGCTGAGGCATCGTCCGTTTCCCCGTCACCGGTAGCCCCGTAGTCCATAATGTTGTAAATCCCCGTTTGCTGCGAGTGACATGCTCCGAGAAGGAAGATGCTGAGTAGTGCAAGTAGAATATTTTTTGTTTTCATAATGTATATGGGATTTATGTTCTTATTCAGAATTTTTCAATCAGTGAAGGGGGACAGTCTTCCGGAGCACTTCCCCATGTCTTATCGGGCGTATTTCCCATGACAAATACCATCTTGCCTCCTTCCATAATATCTTTATGCGTAATGTAGTTTCGGGTATAAGGCTTTCCGTTCAAGGTTACTTGTTGTATGTAAATGTTCTCCTTGGAGGCCTTTTCAGCTTGTAGGGTAAAAGTCTTGCCGTTTTCCAAGTGCAGCGTCGCCTTGGAGAAAGACGGACTGGCCAGCGCATAATAGGGGGAGCCCGGGCAAACCGGATAGAAACCTAAAGAGGCAAAAATATACCAGGCCGACATTTGTCCCGCATCGTCGTTGCCCGACAAGCCTCCGGGGGCATTCAGGTATTCCGTTTCCATGATGTGACGTACGGTCTGCTGGGTCTTCCATGGTTCGCCTGCATAGTTAAACATGAAAGCTACCTGATGGCAAGGTTCGTTGCCGTGCCAGTATCTTTGTGCGCTGAACATGGAGTCCAGTTTCTCCACATAATGCGGTTGTCCGCCCATACATTCCATGAGTCCATACGGGTCCTGTGGCGCGTACCAGGTATAATGGCAGGGTGCCCCTTCGGTGATGAACTTGGCAAACTGGAAGGCGTTTGCCTCTTTCAGGAAAGTGCCGTCGGCATGCCGTCCCTGTGCATATCCTGTAGCAGGGTCGATGACGTTACGGTAGTTCAGGGCACGGGCAGCCAATAATTTGTAATCTTCTTCTTTCTGAAGCAGTTTGGCTACTTGGGAAAGAACAAAATCATCGTAGGCATATTCCAAGGTACGCGACACCTGCTCTTTGGTGTGGAAGGCATCGGGTACACTGTCCTCCAGTGGGATGTAGCCGTATTCCAGGTATGACTGTAAGGCCCGGCGTCCCATCCCGTTCCGGTAGTCTGCTTCCTGGACGGGCGATTCAAAAGCATTCTGCCGCATGGCCTTATAGGCCGTTTCGATGTCAAAGTTGCGGATACCTTTCACGTAGGCATCCCCTATGGCTGCTATGCAATGGTCGCCAATCATGGCTGCCGTATAGCTGTTCCAGCACGGGAAGATGGGCAACCAGCCACCCTGCTCGTATTTGTGGACGAGCGACTGCATCATCTGGCCTCCTCGCGTGGGGTATAATAGGTTGATGAGCGGATGCAAGGCACGGTAGGTATCCCACATGCTGAAATCATCATAATAAGTTTCGTTTTGGGCCAGCTGGAGAATGGAATCTTTCTGTGCAAAAGCCGGGTATCTTCCATCCACGTCGTTGAATGTGCGGGGAAGGAAAGAAGCCCGATAGAAGGCTCCGTAGAATTTCTCTTTGGCTTCCTGGTCAGGTGTTTCCACTTTGATGGCCGAGAGATGCTTCTCCCAGATTGCGGTAAGCTCCTTTCGGGTCTGGTCGAAATTCCAGTGTGGAATTTCCTGTTGCAGATTTTGTTCGGCTCCTTTTCTATCGGTGAAGGAAGAAGCCGCTTTGACCAATATTTGTTCATGGCTTTTTACGTGAAAGCCTATATAGATTCCGATATTTTTTTCATGACCGATTTTGGTCTGTCCAGGGAACAGACTGTCTTCCCGGAAAGTTCCAAAGTCGCAGGGATCTTTCTGGTAGTCTATAATAAAATGTCCGCTGTATCCGGCTGGTTCTCCCCAGCCTTGATAAATGCGATGTACGGGATTGTAGCCGTAAATACGTTTCTGAAGGGTATCAATTTCGATATATCCTTCTCCTTCGTCACTGTTAGGATTGACGATGAGATAAGCCTTTCCTTCCTTTTGGTAGGAAAAACGGAAAATGGCCGACCGTGAACGGCCTGTCATTTCAGCCTGAAGATGTTCGTCAGGCAAAGTTACAGCATAATAAGATGGAGTAGCAGTTTCCTGCTCGTGTGAGAATCGGGTGGCTCTTTTTTCCGGCAGGCATCGTAAAGTGTCGAACGAAGCCGTTAGTGTCATGGAGCCATAGTCTTGGGTGCATCCTCCCACAATCCAATGAGAATTGCGGAATCCTTGAAACAAGGAATCACGATAATAATATGGTGCGATGCATTTCAGTTCAGTGTCTTGTGTCTGTGGGGTCCAGAAATTCATGCCGTTGGGTTCCAGTACGGCAGGTAAGGTTTGTCCGTATTCTTCGGTGTGCTTGCCAAACATACCGGCAGTATGAGTCGTGCTGGCGGCAGTACCTATCCTTGTGTCAATGTACGACAACAAGTTTTCGGAAGTATGACCGTTAGCGCACGAAACAATGAATGGAGCAACCGCTCCATAAATCAGGGATTTGAGTAATGTAGTAAAATGTGTCTTCATGAATCTTAAATCTACGTGATTGCTATTTTTCTGCAAAAATAAGCATAGCAATTATATGATTTGTATGGGTTTAAGACTATTCAACTCATTATCTATATATTTTGTTATAGAATTTACCTTTGAAAACTGAATGATAAAATGAATGGAAAATATCGGTGAGGGAAGGCCCTCACCGATATTTTATAAAGTGATCAATAACCCGGGTTCTGTTTCCAGTTGGTATTGTTGTTCAACGCATCGATGCTCAACGGCCACAAGCGGTATTGAGGATTCCTTGCATTCGGGTTAAACTGATCCTTGAAGCCCCAAGGCTCTTCAAATTTTCCGAAACGAATCAGGTCGTTACGACGCCAGTGCTCGTCGAGGAATTCACGTCCACGTTCATCCAGGATTTCCTGCAGGCTCGGGTCGTGGTCCAGCAGCGGAGCGTTCACGTACGCACGGATCTGGTTGAACAGGCTCATCGGAGTATCCCCGTTGGTAGCTGTTCCACCACGTACGATGGCCTCACACTTCATCAGGATGATATCGGCATAACGGAAGATGGGCACGTCATTATCCTGGTTACGGCTGAAGTTGTTATAGTCGTTGATGTCCGGGAAGAACTTGATGGAACGGTAGCCCTGTGTCCAGCCCTTCAGGTCCGCACCGCAGTTCAGGTCGGCGTTAGGCACGACGGGAGGATTGGCTGTCAGGTCTTCCTTCAAGGTGATGGCCTTGGTGAAAGTCACGTTCTCACCGCCATACGTGTTGCGGATGTTGGTCGGGTCACCGGTGGCATTGTCATACTGGTACACGTCGAAGGAAGGCAGGCCGATGTTCTCACCGGTACTACCGGCAATCACGTCGTTACGACGGTCGCCCGGCAGGCAGAAGAGTTCGACGAATTCCGGAGTCAGTGCCATGTTGCCACCCACGGAGTTGCTCATCTCGATACTGTAGAAACCGTTGCTGTTCTGACCGCGGCGCCATGTACGGAAACGGGCGAAGGTCATGCCCTGCACTGTTTCGGCATCATACGGCATGGCGTAGATGAAGTCCTTGATCTGTGAGCCGTTGGTATACATGAACTTGGTCTTGTAGTCGTCGCTCAGGTCAAAATGGCCGGAAGCGATGACACGGTCGCAGGCTTTAATACACTCATTCAGTTTCTCATTCTTGTCATTGGCGTTCCAGCTTGAACTGGTCACGTCCTTGGTATAGACGTTCCAGTTGATGTACAGCTTGGCCAGCAGGGCATCCACCATCCAGCGGGTCGGCTTGCCATAAGTGGAGGCATCCACGTTCTCGTAGCAGTTGTCGCGTACGGCAAGCAGTTCCGATTCAATCCACTTGGCCACGTCGGCACGCGGGGAACGGTCAATCTTTTCGTCGTCGGCCAGCAGGTGGTCGATGATAGGAGTATCACCCCAGTGGTCCATAATCATGAATGTATAGAAAGCTCGTACAGCACGTACTGGTGCCAAATCCTCATCAGTTGCAACTCCGGCATCTTTCAGGTCGAACAGGACACGGTTACAGTTGGTGATGGCACTCTGCAGCTCATCGAACACGTTCAGCTGGTTCTTTGAGTTGGTCGGGTCGATCATGTGCAGTGAGAAGTTTGCCATATCACGGCCGTTCAGGTAGTCACCGTCGAAGCTGACGGCTGTATACTCATCCGAGTTGCAGGACACGCCCTCGTCGAAACGGCGGCCGATGGCGTTGCGGAATCCATAGAAAGCGTTGCTCATCTGGGCCTCTATGGCGATTTCCGAATTGGGCATCTCGGTGTATTGGGATTCAATATTAACGTCCAGATCGGTACAACCGAATGCGGTAAGTGCCAGGAAGGCACCAGTCAATATATTTCTTGTTTTCATATCTTAAAATCTCCTGTGTTAAGGGTTAGAAATTCACGTTTACGCCCACCATGAAGGTACGTGTACGCGGGTAAGTGGTATTACGCCAGTCCATACCCGGTTCCAGGCCGCCCAGACTGATTTCAGGGTCTACACCTTTATAACCGGTGATGGTGAATACGTTGTTGCAAGTGGCATACAGGCGCAGGTTGTTGACCCAGTTGCCCAGTTTGCCGAAGTTATAGCCTAAGGTCAAGGTAGACAGACGGAGGTAGGAACCGTTTTCCAGGTAGCGGTCAGACGGAGCCTGTGCACGTGAGTCGTGTGCGTTCTGTCCTTCAGCCACTTCTGCCAGCACGTTCTTACCGTTGCTTACCAGGCTCACGTTGTTGTAGTAGCAGCGGGTGGCGTTGAAGATCTTGTTACCGGCCACACCCTGGAAGAAGGCGGTCAGCGTCCAGTTCTTCCATGTGAAGTCGTTGTTCCATCCGTAAGTCAGTTTCGGCTGTGCTGATCCGTGAGGACGGCGGTCTTCGTCTGCCGGAGCGTCTGTAGTACCGATCAGGTTGCCGTCGGCATCGTAGTCGTTGAAGATGGAGCCTCCGTTTTCATCGTAGCCGGCCCATTCGTACAGGTAGAACTGTCCGAGCGGGGCACCTTCCATGATACGCTGTACCTGTGTGCTGGTGTAACCACCTACATCCGGATTGGCACGGTCGCTGTATTCTACAGAATATGTGTCGTTTGAAAGTTTCTCTACCACGTTCTTGTTGTGAGACAGGTTAAGCGTGGTGCTCCATGTGAAGTTGTGTGTCTTCACCGGAACGGCGTTGATGGTGATTTCCACACCTTTGTTGCTGATGTCACCTACGTTGGCAGTCATCCATCCGTAAGGATAACGGTTGGTGGAAACCGCATAGTCAAAAATCAGGTCGCTGGTACGCTTGTCATAATATTCGATGGTACCGGTCAGCCGGTTGTTCAGGAAGCCGAAGTCCACACCGATGTTGAACATGCCGGTGGTTTCCCATTTCAAATCCGGGTTTGAGTTACGGGTAGCACCCAGGATACGGTATTGTGAGGAAGTACCGTTGGCATCCACGTAAGTGAACCAGCCGGTAGAACCGTAGATAGGACGTGAATAGAAGGCATCGAATCCCAGTGAGTTACCGCTGACACCGTAGCCGACACGCAGCTTCAAGTCGTCGAACACGCTCTGGCTCTTCATGAACTCCTCTTCCGTGATACGCCATGCGGCAGATACAGAGGGGAAGGTACCCCAGCGGTTGTTGACACCGAATGCGGAAGAACCGTCACGACGTACAGTGGCCTGCAACAGGTATTTGCTGTTGAAACTGTAGTTGACACGTCCGTAGAAGGAAATCATACGCAGGGTGGACAGGTTGTTGCTGATCACATCGTTGATGGAGATGTTGTTGGCCACGCCCAGATTGTGATAAGTCAGGTCATCGTTGTAGAAGTTGTACACCTTCAAGCCGAAACCGTCGCTGTTGTCGGCCTGTTCCCAGGAGTAACCCAGCATGACGCCCACCTTGTGCGCATCGGCAAAGGTATGATTCCAGTTCAGATAGGTCTCCATCTGCTTGCGGGTGTTTTCCAGTGTGCTGCGGTCGGCCTGTCCGTTACGTGAAGCCACGCTCGGCAATTCAGTCTTGCTGCTGTTGTAGTTGCTGTAGATGTACTGCTGGTTCTGGTAAGACAGGTTCAGGTTCCAGTCCAGACCGTCGAGGATGTGGAGTGTGGCCTGTGCCGTTCCCTGCAGCAGCTTCTCTTTCGTGTCATAACGGTCTTCGCTGATCATGCGGACCGGGTTGAAGTTCTGTGAAATCTGTGTGTTGCCGTACCAGGAACCGTCCGCGTTTCTCACGGGAACCAGCGGGCTGTAGTAGTACATGGCATCCAATACGCTCTGGCCTTGTCCGCCGGTAGGACCTGTAGAGCTGTTACGTACGCTGGCATTGACGCTGAAGGCCAGTTCCAGGCGGTCGTTCAGAGCCTTTGTCTGTACGAAAGAACGGGCGTTGAGACGGTCCATGCTGGTGCCGCGTACCACACCCTGACGGTCCATGAAGTTGATGGAGGCGCTGTAGCTGGTCTTCTCGTTACCTCCGTTGATGGATACGTTGTGGTTGTGGCTGAAACCGGTGCGGAGCACCTCGTCCTGCCAGTTGGTATTGGCCGGGTTGTTGACGTCATAATACGGAGACAGGTCGATGTTGTTCTTGCTTGCAAAGTCCAGCAGCTGGTCTGCCGACATCATGTCGAGAGTGTTCATCGTCTTGTCCCATGCCACGTAGCCGCTGTAGCTTACGCTGGTATGTCCGTCCTTCTTTCCTTTCTTGGTTGTCACGATGATTACACCGTTGGCAGCCTTCGAACCGTAGATGGCGGTGGCAGAGGCATCGCGGAGCACATCGATGCTTTCGATGTCATCCGGGGCGATGAGTGACAGGCTGGCACCGGGCACACCGTCGATTACATAGTACGGCTCCATGGCTTCACCTGCACGCAGTGAGGAAGCACCACGCAAAGAGATGGAAGCCGAACCGTTCGGGTCACTGGTGTTGGCCACTGTCAGTCCCGGAACTTTACCTTGCAGCATCTGTGCAGGGCTGGTTACGACACCCACGTTCAGGTCTTCCGCCTTGACGGAAGTGATGGAGCTGGTCACATCCTTGCGCTGCATGCTACCGTAACCGATGACTACCACTTCATCCAAGGTTTCCGTATCTTCCAGAAGAGTTACGTTCATTCTGGCACCTTTCACCACATTTTCTTGTGCCACGAAACCAATATAAGAGAATACAAGTGTTTTACCCTTCTCTACTCGAAGAGAGTAATTACCATCCAAGTCGGTAACCGTACCGTTGGTGGTACCTTTTTCAATGACGTTTACGCCAATCAGTGGTTCGCCTGATTTGCTCTGTACACGTCCTGTAACTGTGAGTTGCGCGAATGCCCATGAGACATTCATCAGAAAAAGAGCCATAAATAAAACGAATGGCCTTAGTCTTGCATTTTTCAATTGTACTTTACACATAAACTTAGATTTTTAAAAGGTTAGTTTTTAAAATCATATCTTGATATATATTTTTTTCCGATGTAGGATGTAGCCCGTGATACACATGAGGGAGCAGAAAAGCAACGCATAGATGAGAGAGGCAAAATATGGATCCGTAAATACGACCAGAATGCTCTGATAAATTACTTTTCGGATACCCCATTCGGAAAAGGCGATGGCTACCACTTCACTAAGCACGTAGAGAAAGAGCGGATTCATGCCGAAAACCAGGAAGAAAGTCCAGCCTTTGTTCACTTCCTTTACGTCGATTACATACATGAGCAAGGCAAGCAGCAAGGAACCCCATCCACAGGTTACGAAGACGAAACTCGTAGACCAGACCCGTTTGTTGAGAGGCATCCAGATGGAAAGGATATAACCGGCTGCCAGCATCATCACTGCCACTGTGATGAGTTTGACAACCCGTTGGCTTACGGGAATCTTTTCCAATAACAGCTTGCCGCACAAAAAGCCGATGAGGGTGTGGGCTACTGCGGACAGGGTGGCCATCAGTCCTTCCGGATCGACCGGACTCTTCTTATAAAGATGGGCCTCTCCGAAAATGTCTCTGTCGACAACGGCCAGAATGTTGGTGTCATCGCAGGCATAGCCGTTTCCCACCAGCAGGAGAATGGAATAAACTACCAACAAACCACCCGCAATCCAAGGGAGATATTTGTGGCGGATGTAGATGACCATCAGTGATACAATTCCGTAGCACAAACCGATACGTTGCAGTACACCGGGGATGCGAAGTGTGTCTATCGGGAAAAATTCTCCTTTGCAGGCATAGCCGAACCATTCGATGCCGAGTCCGATGAGAATGATGAGGAAAGTCCGCCGGAAAATCTTTTTGACGACTTCGTGCGAGGGCCTGAAGTCGAATTTCCGAAGAGAAATGTAAGTGGAAATACCTACCATGAACAGGAAGAACGGGAAGACCAGGTCACACGGAGTCAGGCCGTTCCATACGGAGTGGCGCAACGGGGCATACGAAACGGAGCCTCCGGCATTGTTTACCAGAATCATGCCGCATACCGTAATGCCGCGTAATACATCGAGTGACAAGAGTCGTTTCATGGTGTTTTTCTGTTTTAAGGTTACTTCCCGATTCTTTATTTATTTTTAAATACCTTGTTGAAAACTTCTTTTGCTACAGTAATGCAATCTCCTTCTCCTTTTGCCGGATAGGGATTGTGAGCCAGTGTCCAAGGCTCTTCCATGGCATAATAGTCCAGTTCTACCATCGGTTTTCCGTCCAATACATCCTGAAGTGTCTGCCAATAGGCTGCCCAGCGTTTGTAGTAGAAATCCTTCAGTATCCCGTTCCATTCTTTGTGGGCATAGTCGCGGAGACCTCCGTCGTTGGCACATACACGGTCGCCCCAGGTGGTGATTTGTACGCGGGCGTTCCATTCGTACAGATCTTTTTCTTCCGGAGTGGTTCCGAGGTTGCGGGCCTGTTCAATCCAGCGTCCCACGCGGAACTCGCTTCGGGTAGCCAGCAGACGGTCCTGCGCCAGTAGAATGTGTAGGAATTCCTGAGAGTGGGCGGCAAAGCTTTTCTTGTCGAAGCTCTTGAAGTCGGCTACCGTCTGGTTGTAGACGATACGTCCTCTGTCGGACAAGGACTGGCGGACAATGTCTATCAGGTCGTATTCAAAGTTGTTGTTGCCTTTGTATTTGTCGGCCACTTCCAGCATCAGGCGGGCAGCGTCTTCCGTGGTAGTCGGGTCATAATAGTTTTCCATTTTTGACCAGCTGGAAGCCTGGAAGTTGTTCAGGCTCGGACGGCCGCAGAAGATGGATTCGTGAGTACCCTGCTGGTTGTTGCCGAACGGGCAGTTATAGATGCCGTTTGCCAGGATGTCCCATGCTTTGGCCACCGTTTCATCGTACGTGCCGTAGCGGGCCTTGATGTAGCCTTTCAGCCATTCTTCCTTGGTGAATTTCTCCGGACGCCAGGGAAGTTCGCACATCAGTTCGAACATCACCGGATTGTTTTCGCTGCCTTCCATGGTCAGGCCGATACCTTTGAGGTGGGTCGCCAACGGATTGTTTTTGGTAAGATAGAAATTGTTCAGCAGCTGGTCCATACGTCCGTGCAAGCCTATGTTGCCTCCGAAGTTTTCCAGCATACAGAACAGCCAGTCGTGCTGTTCATAACCTTTTTCACGTTTCCAGATGGAAGGGATACCCCACATCGGGCGGCATTCGCTGAACAAATCCAGAATCAGGATGTCGCCGTTGTTCAGGTTCTTGATCATTTCCGGACGCGGATTTTCTGTCCATCCCTGAATGACCCATGTGGCCTTCGGATTGACTGCCTTCATGGCGTGAAGCACGGCTTTTCCGGCAGCATCGAAATCTACGCTTCCTGCATCTTCAAGTTCATGGAACGGGTCCATGGAGTAGTAGTTGGCTTTGCCGAACAGTTTTTCCTGTTCCTTATAGTATAATGCGGCAATTTCCTTGAAGCGGGAGTCGGTGGGCAGCAAGAACGCCGGGCGGGTAAATCCGTTCCATAACTTCGGTTCTGTCACGTTCAGTCCCAGTTTTTGGTTGGCATCGTGGGGTACCATTCCGGAATAACCGGGGAATACCGGTTCGATGCCGTACTCACGCATTCGTTTCAGAATTTTTTTCTGCAAGGCTTCCTGCTGTGTATACCAGCTGTCCGGATTGGGACCGCCCCATCCTTCCAGGTTGTTCATGGCCCACCAGGCGAGGAAGGCCGGCCCTGCGATGAACTTGTTGATTTCTTCTTTCGTGTAACCTAATTTGGCCAGCATGTTCTTCCACACACATTCCTGACCTACGGCTGCCAGCGGAAGG includes:
- a CDS encoding glycoside hydrolase family 28 protein, whose product is MKTKNILLALLSIFLLGACHSQQTGIYNIMDYGATGDGETDDASAIQKAINACSEAGGGTVLVPSGHTFLCGPFKLASYVELQLAPNSRLLANPDESIYTESAFGANRGEGMMWISGKDLKNVSITGTGSIDGNGVAFMGKELDDSYELKPVTDFDPRPHVLTLTNIEKLVIRDVNICNSAYWTVHLIGCRNVMIDGISILNNLKIRNGDGIDVDHSKDVRISNCFIESGDDCICLKNRREFEEYGSCEDVVVTNCTMTSRSCAVKIGSENMDKINNVLFNNCIIKDSNRGIGIQNRDEGTVTNVIFSNMIVDCRFFSDVWWGKAEPIYVTSYPRAVGNHKDAGWRFPKGAVKGACGEVSRIYFHNIKCTSENGVFVGGDTPDKINRIYFDQVEVNLHKRTTFEGGIYDKRPCDGEGFLKGKTYGFFIHTASDIQMEDCMVNWGDTRPDYAAENVHLENTARITQK
- a CDS encoding GH92 family glycosyl hydrolase, encoding MKTHFTTLLKSLIYGAVAPFIVSCANGHTSENLLSYIDTRIGTAASTTHTAGMFGKHTEEYGQTLPAVLEPNGMNFWTPQTQDTELKCIAPYYYRDSLFQGFRNSHWIVGGCTQDYGSMTLTASFDTLRCLPEKRATRFSHEQETATPSYYAVTLPDEHLQAEMTGRSRSAIFRFSYQKEGKAYLIVNPNSDEGEGYIEIDTLQKRIYGYNPVHRIYQGWGEPAGYSGHFIIDYQKDPCDFGTFREDSLFPGQTKIGHEKNIGIYIGFHVKSHEQILVKAASSFTDRKGAEQNLQQEIPHWNFDQTRKELTAIWEKHLSAIKVETPDQEAKEKFYGAFYRASFLPRTFNDVDGRYPAFAQKDSILQLAQNETYYDDFSMWDTYRALHPLINLLYPTRGGQMMQSLVHKYEQGGWLPIFPCWNSYTAAMIGDHCIAAIGDAYVKGIRNFDIETAYKAMRQNAFESPVQEADYRNGMGRRALQSYLEYGYIPLEDSVPDAFHTKEQVSRTLEYAYDDFVLSQVAKLLQKEEDYKLLAARALNYRNVIDPATGYAQGRHADGTFLKEANAFQFAKFITEGAPCHYTWYAPQDPYGLMECMGGQPHYVEKLDSMFSAQRYWHGNEPCHQVAFMFNYAGEPWKTQQTVRHIMETEYLNAPGGLSGNDDAGQMSAWYIFASLGFYPVCPGSPYYALASPSFSKATLHLENGKTFTLQAEKASKENIYIQQVTLNGKPYTRNYITHKDIMEGGKMVFVMGNTPDKTWGSAPEDCPPSLIEKF
- a CDS encoding RagB/SusD family nutrient uptake outer membrane protein, with translation MKTRNILTGAFLALTAFGCTDLDVNIESQYTEMPNSEIAIEAQMSNAFYGFRNAIGRRFDEGVSCNSDEYTAVSFDGDYLNGRDMANFSLHMIDPTNSKNQLNVFDELQSAITNCNRVLFDLKDAGVATDEDLAPVRAVRAFYTFMIMDHWGDTPIIDHLLADDEKIDRSPRADVAKWIESELLAVRDNCYENVDASTYGKPTRWMVDALLAKLYINWNVYTKDVTSSSWNANDKNEKLNECIKACDRVIASGHFDLSDDYKTKFMYTNGSQIKDFIYAMPYDAETVQGMTFARFRTWRRGQNSNGFYSIEMSNSVGGNMALTPEFVELFCLPGDRRNDVIAGSTGENIGLPSFDVYQYDNATGDPTNIRNTYGGENVTFTKAITLKEDLTANPPVVPNADLNCGADLKGWTQGYRSIKFFPDINDYNNFSRNQDNDVPIFRYADIILMKCEAIVRGGTATNGDTPMSLFNQIRAYVNAPLLDHDPSLQEILDERGREFLDEHWRRNDLIRFGKFEEPWGFKDQFNPNARNPQYRLWPLSIDALNNNTNWKQNPGY
- a CDS encoding TonB-dependent receptor; this encodes MCKVQLKNARLRPFVLFMALFLMNVSWAFAQLTVTGRVQSKSGEPLIGVNVIEKGTTNGTVTDLDGNYSLRVEKGKTLVFSYIGFVAQENVVKGARMNVTLLEDTETLDEVVVIGYGSMQRKDVTSSITSVKAEDLNVGVVTSPAQMLQGKVPGLTVANTSDPNGSASISLRGASSLRAGEAMEPYYVIDGVPGASLSLIAPDDIESIDVLRDASATAIYGSKAANGVIIVTTKKGKKDGHTSVSYSGYVAWDKTMNTLDMMSADQLLDFASKNNIDLSPYYDVNNPANTNWQDEVLRTGFSHNHNVSINGGNEKTSYSASINFMDRQGVVRGTSMDRLNARSFVQTKALNDRLELAFSVNASVRNSSTGPTGGQGQSVLDAMYYYSPLVPVRNADGSWYGNTQISQNFNPVRMISEDRYDTKEKLLQGTAQATLHILDGLDWNLNLSYQNQQYIYSNYNSSKTELPSVASRNGQADRSTLENTRKQMETYLNWNHTFADAHKVGVMLGYSWEQADNSDGFGLKVYNFYNDDLTYHNLGVANNISINDVISNNLSTLRMISFYGRVNYSFNSKYLLQATVRRDGSSAFGVNNRWGTFPSVSAAWRITEEEFMKSQSVFDDLKLRVGYGVSGNSLGFDAFYSRPIYGSTGWFTYVDANGTSSQYRILGATRNSNPDLKWETTGMFNIGVDFGFLNNRLTGTIEYYDKRTSDLIFDYAVSTNRYPYGWMTANVGDISNKGVEITINAVPVKTHNFTWSTTLNLSHNKNVVEKLSNDTYSVEYSDRANPDVGGYTSTQVQRIMEGAPLGQFYLYEWAGYDENGGSIFNDYDADGNLIGTTDAPADEDRRPHGSAQPKLTYGWNNDFTWKNWTLTAFFQGVAGNKIFNATRCYYNNVSLVSNGKNVLAEVAEGQNAHDSRAQAPSDRYLENGSYLRLSTLTLGYNFGKLGNWVNNLRLYATCNNVFTITGYKGVDPEISLGGLEPGMDWRNTTYPRTRTFMVGVNVNF
- a CDS encoding acyltransferase family protein produces the protein MKRLLSLDVLRGITVCGMILVNNAGGSVSYAPLRHSVWNGLTPCDLVFPFFLFMVGISTYISLRKFDFRPSHEVVKKIFRRTFLIILIGLGIEWFGYACKGEFFPIDTLRIPGVLQRIGLCYGIVSLMVIYIRHKYLPWIAGGLLVVYSILLLVGNGYACDDTNILAVVDRDIFGEAHLYKKSPVDPEGLMATLSAVAHTLIGFLCGKLLLEKIPVSQRVVKLITVAVMMLAAGYILSIWMPLNKRVWSTSFVFVTCGWGSLLLALLMYVIDVKEVNKGWTFFLVFGMNPLFLYVLSEVVAIAFSEWGIRKVIYQSILVVFTDPYFASLIYALLFCSLMCITGYILHRKKIYIKI
- a CDS encoding alpha-N-acetylglucosaminidase produces the protein MKTRRFLLLILACVCIPFSLLWANPVDGLLERICPGASHKFIIQLQKGGNDFFELDQKGNKVVIRGNNYVNIATGLNWYLKYYAGIHLSWNGMTAQLPESLPKVDTPVRKETNLSLRYDFNYCTYSYTMAFWDWNRWEKEIDWMALHGINLPLAAVGQECVWKNMLAKLGYTKEEINKFIAGPAFLAWWAMNNLEGWGGPNPDSWYTQQEALQKKILKRMREYGIEPVFPGYSGMVPHDANQKLGLNVTEPKLWNGFTRPAFLLPTDSRFKEIAALYYKEQEKLFGKANYYSMDPFHELEDAGSVDFDAAGKAVLHAMKAVNPKATWVIQGWTENPRPEMIKNLNNGDILILDLFSECRPMWGIPSIWKREKGYEQHDWLFCMLENFGGNIGLHGRMDQLLNNFYLTKNNPLATHLKGIGLTMEGSENNPVMFELMCELPWRPEKFTKEEWLKGYIKARYGTYDETVAKAWDILANGIYNCPFGNNQQGTHESIFCGRPSLNNFQASSWSKMENYYDPTTTEDAARLMLEVADKYKGNNNFEYDLIDIVRQSLSDRGRIVYNQTVADFKSFDKKSFAAHSQEFLHILLAQDRLLATRSEFRVGRWIEQARNLGTTPEEKDLYEWNARVQITTWGDRVCANDGGLRDYAHKEWNGILKDFYYKRWAAYWQTLQDVLDGKPMVELDYYAMEEPWTLAHNPYPAKGEGDCITVAKEVFNKVFKNK